One Devosia lacusdianchii genomic window carries:
- the recR gene encoding recombination mediator RecR translates to MASGGPEIEQLIQLMARLPGLGPRSARRAVLQLIKKKDQLMIPLSAALDRAVAAVRTCEVCGNVDTMSPCAICADPRRSESGMLIVVEDVADLWALERAGVGAVKYHVLGGVLSPLDGVGPDDISIDDLLRRAPDFKEVVLAVNATVEGQTTAHYITDRLAGSGTKVTRLAHGVPVGGELDYLDEGTLSQALKARTEL, encoded by the coding sequence ATGGCTTCCGGCGGACCCGAGATTGAACAGTTGATCCAGCTCATGGCGCGCCTGCCGGGGCTGGGGCCGCGCTCGGCGCGCCGGGCGGTGCTGCAGCTGATCAAGAAGAAGGATCAGTTGATGATCCCGCTATCGGCGGCGCTGGACCGGGCCGTGGCGGCGGTGCGGACCTGCGAGGTCTGCGGCAATGTCGATACGATGAGCCCCTGCGCAATCTGTGCCGATCCCCGACGCAGCGAGAGCGGCATGCTGATCGTGGTGGAGGACGTGGCGGACCTATGGGCGTTGGAACGCGCCGGGGTGGGTGCGGTCAAGTATCACGTGCTGGGCGGGGTGCTGTCGCCGCTCGATGGCGTCGGGCCTGATGACATCAGCATTGACGACCTACTCAGGCGCGCGCCTGATTTCAAGGAGGTGGTGCTGGCGGTAAATGCCACGGTCGAGGGTCAGACGACGGCGCATTACATCACCGACCGGCTGGCCGGATCGGGCACCAAAGTGACGCGACTGGCGCACGGCGTGCCTGTCGGCGGCGAGCTGGATTATCTCGATGAGGGTACGTTGAGCCAGGCGCTGAAAGCGCGGACCGAGCTTTAG
- a CDS encoding DNA recombination protein RmuC, whose amino-acid sequence MDNVLFVFGDFVVTLATAIAGGVALAGVLLLILLVASLRAGRERAEDAAAAMARSAEMERHLASLMQVQSEMTGRMQTMSEIFGSRTSDLARLVNERLDSTSQRVGQALQETRAKTDEGLNKLHERLAVIDRAQSTMTSLSSEIVSLQSILANKQTRGAFGQGRMEAIVGDGLAPNAYSFQSTLSNGYRPDCLIIMPNDAPSLVIDAKFPLESWQRLAAASNPDELRQAQSGFRSDIAVHVRAISEKYLIPGETQDTAFMFVPSESIFADLHEHFEDVVQRASRARVVIVSPALLMLSIQVVQALLRDVRMREQAHLIQKEVRELLGDVARLDERVNKLQTHFTQANRDIGDILISTGKVTKRSERIDAMDFEEPQRLAGE is encoded by the coding sequence ATGGACAATGTGCTCTTCGTGTTCGGCGACTTTGTCGTAACGCTGGCGACTGCAATTGCCGGCGGCGTTGCGCTGGCCGGTGTGCTGCTTCTCATTCTGCTGGTCGCATCGCTGCGCGCTGGCCGCGAGCGCGCCGAAGATGCCGCAGCCGCGATGGCGCGTTCCGCCGAAATGGAGCGGCACCTAGCCAGCCTCATGCAAGTGCAGTCCGAAATGACCGGCCGCATGCAGACCATGTCCGAGATTTTCGGCTCGCGCACGTCTGACCTCGCCCGGCTGGTCAACGAACGCCTCGACTCCACCAGCCAGCGCGTCGGCCAGGCCCTGCAGGAGACTCGCGCCAAGACCGATGAAGGGCTCAACAAGCTGCATGAACGGCTCGCCGTCATCGATCGCGCCCAATCCACCATGACCTCGCTCTCCAGCGAGATCGTCTCGCTGCAATCCATTCTCGCCAACAAGCAGACCCGCGGCGCCTTCGGCCAGGGCCGCATGGAGGCCATTGTGGGCGATGGGCTGGCGCCCAACGCCTATTCGTTCCAGTCGACGCTCTCCAACGGCTACCGCCCCGATTGCCTCATCATCATGCCCAATGATGCGCCATCGCTGGTCATCGATGCCAAATTCCCGCTCGAAAGCTGGCAGCGCCTCGCCGCCGCCAGCAATCCCGACGAGCTTCGCCAGGCTCAATCCGGCTTCCGCTCCGACATCGCCGTGCATGTCCGCGCCATCTCGGAGAAATACCTGATCCCGGGGGAAACGCAGGATACGGCCTTCATGTTCGTGCCCTCCGAATCCATCTTCGCCGACCTGCACGAGCATTTCGAGGATGTGGTCCAACGGGCCTCCCGCGCCCGCGTCGTCATCGTCTCACCGGCGCTGCTCATGCTCTCGATCCAGGTGGTGCAGGCCCTGCTGCGCGACGTGCGCATGCGCGAGCAGGCCCACTTGATCCAGAAGGAAGTGCGCGAATTGCTCGGCGATGTCGCCCGCCTCGACGAGCGGGTCAATAAGCTGCAGACCCATTTCACCCAGGCCAACCGGGATATTGGCGATATCCTTATTTCGACCGGCAAGGTGACCAAGCGAAGCGAGCGCATCGACGCCATGGATTTCGAGGAACCCCAGCGCCTCGCCGGGGAATAG
- the fmt gene encoding methionyl-tRNA formyltransferase produces MRVIFMGTPEFSVPTLTEIVSSGHEVVAVYTRAPKPAGRGQEERKSPVHLAAEGFGIPVFTPRSLKGEAEQIVFASHGAELAVVVAYGLLLPKPVLDAPEHGCLNLHGSLLPRWRGAAPIQRAVMAGDRQTGVMVMQMEEGLDTGPVAVGEVIPIGPDMTAGELHDVMMRVGADLMGRALAALERGSLDFTAQTEDGTIYAKKIEKAEARIDWSLPAQDVHNHIRGLSPFPGAWFEIELGGKPVRVKALRSTMGEGAGAPGTLLDGLTIACGDGAVRLTQVQREGKGAMDAATFLRGAGSLPERVG; encoded by the coding sequence ATGCGCGTCATTTTCATGGGCACGCCCGAATTTTCCGTGCCGACGCTGACCGAGATCGTTTCGTCGGGGCATGAGGTCGTCGCGGTCTATACGCGGGCGCCCAAGCCGGCCGGGCGCGGGCAGGAAGAGCGCAAGTCGCCGGTGCATCTGGCGGCGGAAGGTTTCGGCATTCCGGTGTTCACGCCGCGGTCGCTCAAGGGCGAGGCCGAGCAGATCGTCTTTGCCAGTCACGGCGCCGAGCTGGCGGTGGTGGTGGCCTATGGCCTGTTGCTGCCCAAGCCAGTGCTCGACGCGCCCGAACATGGCTGCCTCAATCTGCATGGTTCGCTGCTGCCGCGCTGGCGCGGCGCGGCGCCGATCCAGCGAGCGGTGATGGCGGGTGATCGGCAGACCGGCGTCATGGTGATGCAGATGGAGGAAGGGCTCGATACCGGACCGGTTGCCGTAGGCGAGGTCATTCCTATTGGCCCTGACATGACCGCGGGCGAATTGCATGACGTGATGATGCGCGTCGGCGCTGACCTGATGGGGCGGGCGCTGGCGGCGCTGGAGCGCGGCAGCCTCGATTTCACGGCGCAGACCGAAGACGGCACGATCTATGCCAAGAAGATCGAAAAGGCCGAGGCACGCATTGACTGGTCGCTGCCGGCGCAGGATGTGCATAACCACATTCGCGGCCTGTCGCCATTTCCGGGGGCCTGGTTCGAGATTGAGCTGGGTGGCAAGCCGGTGCGGGTCAAGGCGTTGCGCTCGACCATGGGCGAAGGTGCGGGCGCGCCCGGCACGCTGCTCGACGGGCTGACCATTGCCTGCGGCGACGGCGCGGTGCGCCTGACACAGGTGCAGCGCGAGGGCAAGGGCGCCATGGATGCGGCGACCTTCCTGCGCGGGGCGGGTTCGTTGCCGGAGCGGGTGGGATAG
- the dapE gene encoding succinyl-diaminopimelate desuccinylase, with protein MANVPDSNQARPHDLAALPLLKALIACPSVTPDEAGALDVLDSALRELGFSVTRLRFEGDGSYPVDNLFAIRGTGGRRLLFAGHTDVVPPGDLANWTADPFTPREADGKLYGRGAADMKSGIAAFVAAAAAIPAEAGTIMLAITNDEEADAINGTDKLMAWAQEQQHRFDFAIVGEPSSAALLGDSIKIGRRGSLSGTITVTGTQGHVAYPDRANNPLPALARIVTALTQKIDDKTEHFPASNLEVTSIDVGNAISNVIPASGTIRFNIRYNDRWTPQTLADWVRSRIASVDPAGATISFDIVGVPSRSFLSPLSDDVETLSSSIEAVTGRSPEFSTGGGTSDARFIAQHGPVVECGLVGPSMHKADEHIALSDLAGLTEIYRAFMLRFFGVSP; from the coding sequence ATGGCAAATGTTCCTGATTCAAATCAAGCTCGGCCGCACGATCTGGCGGCACTGCCCCTGCTCAAAGCGCTGATTGCCTGTCCGTCCGTTACCCCCGACGAGGCCGGGGCGCTGGATGTGCTGGATAGCGCCTTGCGCGAACTCGGCTTTTCCGTCACGCGGCTCCGCTTTGAGGGTGACGGCTCCTACCCGGTCGACAATCTCTTTGCCATCAGGGGTACGGGCGGCCGTCGCCTGCTGTTCGCCGGCCATACCGACGTTGTCCCGCCTGGTGATCTTGCCAACTGGACCGCCGATCCGTTCACCCCACGCGAGGCCGATGGCAAGCTCTATGGCCGCGGCGCCGCCGACATGAAGTCGGGCATAGCTGCCTTCGTTGCCGCCGCCGCCGCCATTCCCGCCGAAGCCGGCACAATCATGCTCGCCATCACCAATGACGAGGAAGCCGACGCCATCAACGGCACCGACAAGCTGATGGCCTGGGCCCAGGAACAGCAGCATCGTTTCGATTTCGCCATTGTCGGCGAACCCAGCTCCGCCGCTCTTCTCGGCGACAGCATCAAGATTGGCCGGCGCGGTTCTTTGTCGGGCACCATCACCGTCACTGGTACGCAGGGCCATGTCGCCTATCCCGACAGGGCCAACAATCCGCTGCCGGCGCTGGCCCGCATCGTCACCGCGCTCACACAAAAGATCGATGACAAGACCGAGCACTTCCCGGCGAGCAATCTCGAAGTCACCTCGATCGACGTCGGCAATGCCATTTCCAACGTCATTCCGGCCAGCGGCACCATCCGCTTCAACATCCGCTACAATGATCGCTGGACCCCGCAGACTCTCGCCGATTGGGTGCGCAGCCGCATAGCCAGTGTCGATCCGGCAGGCGCCACCATCAGCTTCGATATCGTGGGCGTGCCATCGCGGTCGTTCCTGTCGCCGCTGAGTGACGATGTCGAAACCCTGTCATCCAGCATCGAGGCCGTGACCGGCCGCAGCCCCGAATTCTCCACCGGCGGCGGCACCTCCGACGCCCGATTCATTGCGCAACATGGTCCGGTGGTGGAATGCGGTCTCGTGGGCCCCTCCATGCACAAGGCCGACGAGCACATCGCCCTGTCAGATCTCGCCGGCCTGACCGAAATTTATCGCGCATTCATGCTGCGTTTCTTCGGAGTCTCGCCATGA
- a CDS encoding DUF805 domain-containing protein yields MKGRVLGYDAASGTGQISGDDGQRYNFTRADLKPGGGVMAGTEVDFDTVGRHAKDIYVLSVAPWQAAYAGPVGPELSFFGYFKRAMTTDYFNFSGRARRKEYWGFWVFPLVFYAIIGAVALLSFAGRDVANEGPSALFIVALIALGVFALGMIIPGLAVQVRRLHDIGQSGWVLLLMIVLSLVPGINVLVTIGYVVLGCLDPQPGANKYGPPAK; encoded by the coding sequence ATGAAGGGGCGTGTCTTAGGTTACGACGCGGCAAGCGGTACGGGCCAGATTTCCGGCGATGACGGGCAGCGTTACAATTTCACCCGAGCGGACCTCAAGCCGGGCGGCGGGGTAATGGCGGGAACCGAGGTGGACTTCGACACTGTCGGCCGCCATGCCAAGGATATCTATGTGTTGTCGGTTGCGCCCTGGCAGGCCGCCTATGCTGGGCCAGTCGGTCCAGAGCTGAGCTTCTTTGGCTATTTCAAGCGGGCCATGACCACCGACTACTTCAATTTCTCGGGCCGTGCGCGGCGCAAGGAATATTGGGGCTTCTGGGTGTTCCCGCTGGTGTTCTACGCCATTATCGGCGCGGTGGCGCTGTTGAGCTTTGCGGGCCGCGATGTTGCCAACGAGGGGCCCAGCGCCCTGTTCATCGTGGCGCTGATCGCACTTGGTGTCTTTGCGCTGGGGATGATCATTCCCGGCCTCGCCGTGCAAGTCCGCCGATTGCATGACATCGGCCAGTCCGGCTGGGTGCTGTTGCTGATGATCGTGCTGTCGCTCGTACCGGGGATCAATGTCCTCGTGACCATTGGCTATGTTGTGCTCGGCTGTCTTGACCCGCAGCCGGGCGCCAACAAATACGGCCCGCCGGCGAAATAA
- the truA gene encoding tRNA pseudouridine(38-40) synthase TruA produces MPRYKLTIEYDGTPFSGWQRQAERASVQQAVEEAICGMSGETVTLQAAGRTDAGVHALGQVVHFELSKDWDPFRIREALNYHLRPQPVAIIAAEAVGEDFEARFSAKARHYEYRILNRRAPAVIERNHVWHVPMPLDADAMDHAAGMILGTHDFTTFRSAECQANSPMRTLDHFAVRRELDHIVITASARSFLHHQVRSMVGSLKLVGEGKWKPAKLRAVLDARDRSQCGAMAPSAGLYLTRVDY; encoded by the coding sequence ATGCCACGCTATAAGCTTACCATCGAATATGACGGAACCCCCTTCTCCGGCTGGCAGCGGCAGGCGGAGCGGGCCAGCGTGCAGCAGGCGGTGGAAGAGGCCATTTGTGGCATGTCGGGCGAGACGGTCACCCTCCAGGCGGCCGGGCGCACCGATGCGGGGGTGCACGCGCTGGGTCAGGTGGTGCATTTCGAGCTGAGCAAGGATTGGGATCCGTTCCGCATCCGTGAGGCGCTGAACTATCACCTGCGGCCGCAGCCGGTGGCGATCATTGCCGCCGAGGCCGTGGGTGAGGATTTCGAGGCGCGGTTCTCAGCCAAGGCGCGGCATTACGAGTATCGCATTCTCAACCGGCGAGCGCCGGCGGTGATCGAGCGCAACCACGTGTGGCATGTGCCGATGCCGCTCGACGCCGACGCCATGGACCATGCGGCGGGGATGATCCTCGGGACGCACGATTTCACCACCTTCCGCTCGGCGGAATGCCAGGCCAATTCGCCGATGCGGACGCTGGATCACTTCGCGGTGCGGCGCGAGCTCGACCATATCGTCATCACCGCCAGCGCCCGCAGCTTTCTGCATCATCAGGTGCGCTCGATGGTGGGATCGTTGAAGTTGGTGGGTGAAGGCAAGTGGAAGCCGGCCAAGCTGCGCGCCGTGCTGGACGCGCGCGATCGCAGCCAATGCGGCGCCATGGCGCCGTCGGCGGGCCTCTACCTGACGCGGGTCGATTACTAG
- a CDS encoding YbaB/EbfC family nucleoid-associated protein has product MKDIMGMMKAASEMKGKMEAMQAELADLVVEGRSGGGMVTVSLSGKGELKGLKIDPSLFKEDDVEVLEDLIVAAHNDAKMKSEAEMQKRMAEVTAGLPIPPGMKFPF; this is encoded by the coding sequence ATGAAAGACATCATGGGCATGATGAAGGCCGCCAGCGAGATGAAAGGCAAGATGGAGGCCATGCAGGCCGAACTCGCCGATCTCGTGGTGGAAGGCCGTTCCGGTGGCGGCATGGTCACCGTGTCGCTGTCAGGCAAGGGCGAGCTCAAGGGGCTCAAGATCGACCCGAGCCTGTTCAAGGAAGACGATGTCGAGGTGCTCGAGGACCTGATCGTCGCCGCGCATAACGACGCCAAGATGAAGTCGGAAGCCGAGATGCAGAAGCGCATGGCGGAAGTGACGGCTGGATTGCCGATCCCGCCGGGCATGAAGTTTCCGTTTTAG
- the def gene encoding peptide deformylase, with translation MAVRPILVIPDARLRAVADPIIEVDDEIKTLAKDMLDTMYDAPGIGLAAPQIGVMKRIVVMDLAPEGETPEPMVLINPEITHFGEQMQVTEEGCLSIPELYYEVERPNEVTVKYTDLDGKEVIKEAEGKLAVCIQHELDHLDGVLYIDYLSRLKRDRVIKKFDKQAKRAAG, from the coding sequence ATGGCTGTACGCCCCATTCTCGTCATTCCCGATGCGCGCCTGCGGGCCGTCGCCGACCCGATCATCGAGGTCGATGACGAGATCAAGACGCTGGCCAAGGACATGCTCGACACCATGTATGACGCGCCCGGCATCGGCCTGGCTGCGCCGCAGATCGGCGTGATGAAGCGCATCGTGGTGATGGACCTGGCGCCGGAAGGCGAAACGCCGGAACCCATGGTGCTGATCAATCCCGAGATCACCCATTTCGGCGAGCAGATGCAGGTGACCGAGGAAGGGTGCCTCAGCATCCCCGAGCTCTATTACGAGGTCGAGCGACCGAACGAGGTGACGGTGAAGTACACCGACCTCGACGGCAAGGAAGTGATCAAGGAAGCCGAGGGCAAGCTTGCCGTCTGCATCCAGCATGAGCTCGATCACCTCGATGGCGTGCTCTATATCGACTATCTCAGCCGCCTTAAGCGCGACCGCGTGATCAAGAAGTTCGACAAGCAAGCCAAGCGGGCTGCGGGCTAG